The proteins below come from a single Atribacterota bacterium genomic window:
- a CDS encoding FxsA family protein: MILSKLILLFIFVPFLELYILLQVGKHIGVLLTIIVVIVTGIAGAYLVKKQGLHIIMRIKRKMNEGIIPTDNLMEGVLILIGGILLLTPGFITDIVGFIITIPQSRKIFLMYFKKLVKNKIGDSKINYTNYNYE; the protein is encoded by the coding sequence ATGATTTTAAGTAAATTAATATTGCTGTTTATTTTTGTTCCATTCTTGGAGCTGTACATATTATTACAAGTAGGAAAACATATTGGAGTACTACTGACAATTATTGTTGTAATTGTAACCGGAATTGCTGGTGCATATTTGGTAAAAAAACAGGGATTACATATTATAATGCGAATAAAAAGAAAAATGAATGAAGGAATCATACCAACTGACAATTTAATGGAAGGGGTTTTAATCCTTATTGGGGGAATATTATTATTAACCCCCGGGTTTATTACTGATATTGTTGGTTTTATAATAACTATTCCACAAAGCCGAAAGATTTTTTTAATGTATTTTAAAAAATTGGTAAAGAATAAGATAGGGGATAGCAAAATTAATTATACAAATTATAACTATGAATAA
- the acpS gene encoding holo-ACP synthase, whose product MIVGCGIDLVRISRIKKIIAKWDDCFLKRIYTQIEIDYCESKNERRYQSYAGYFAAKEAWVKAIGTGFREIKWKEIEIRNNNMGKPEIYLSNRLNKIIKEKGIINIQLSISHVEGLAVALVIIEN is encoded by the coding sequence ATGATTGTTGGATGTGGAATTGATTTAGTAAGAATTAGCAGAATAAAAAAAATTATTGCTAAATGGGATGATTGTTTCCTAAAAAGAATATATACCCAAATTGAAATTGATTATTGTGAAAGTAAAAACGAGAGGCGGTATCAGTCATATGCTGGTTATTTTGCTGCAAAAGAAGCATGGGTTAAAGCTATCGGGACTGGTTTTCGCGAAATAAAATGGAAAGAAATTGAAATTAGAAATAATAATATGGGTAAACCCGAAATCTATTTATCAAATCGATTAAATAAAATAATAAAGGAAAAGGGTATTATTAATATACAGCTCTCAATATCGCATGTAGAAGGTTTAGCCGTAGCATTGGTAATTATCGAAAATTAG
- the glmS gene encoding glutamine--fructose-6-phosphate transaminase (isomerizing): protein MCGIIGYIGNKEALPVLIQGLEKLEYRGYDSAGVAVLNKGNKINIQKCKGRIEYLKQIIKESELKGTIGLGHTRWATHGRPNEANAHPHFSKKHEIVVVHNGIIENYLEIKERLINDGCKFISETDTEVLPHLIKKNYHENLTEAVRKSLKEVKGSYALGIVSNKEPDRIVVSRCGSPLVIGVGNEEMYIASDIPALLNYTKKVIFLGENEIATIGKNFVNIINLEGKEVKKEIVEIDWDSEMAEKSGYKHFMLKEIFQQPLVIKNNLSKYIDQSGVNLKDINMSEKMIKKIKKIHIIACGTAFYASLLGKYFIEKLSRIPVEVDYASEFRYRTQIYNSDSLGIVVSQSGETADTIAAMRSFKKRCCPVFAIVNVIGSTISREADESIYINAGPEIGVASTKAFIGQVISLYLLAIFLGKNKRVLSAENEKKLIQELMAIPQKIEMIFSKENIIKEIAEKYSKYQHFLYLGRDFNFPIALEGALKLKEISYIHAEAYTAGEMKHGPIALLDKKFPVVAICPKDHVYNKMINNIKEVNARDAKIIAIASEGDKQIKNIVDEVIFIPTVEQTLYPLLSVIPLQLLAYYIADILGRDVDKPRNLAKSVTVE, encoded by the coding sequence ATGTGCGGAATAATTGGATATATTGGAAATAAAGAAGCACTACCTGTTTTAATACAAGGATTAGAAAAATTAGAATATAGAGGATATGATTCTGCCGGAGTAGCAGTTCTAAATAAAGGAAATAAGATAAATATTCAAAAGTGCAAAGGCAGGATAGAATACCTGAAACAAATAATCAAAGAATCTGAGCTTAAAGGCACTATTGGATTAGGGCATACCAGATGGGCTACACATGGCAGGCCTAATGAAGCCAATGCTCATCCTCATTTTTCAAAAAAGCATGAAATTGTGGTTGTCCACAATGGCATTATAGAGAACTATTTAGAAATCAAAGAAAGATTAATCAATGATGGTTGTAAGTTTATTTCTGAAACAGATACAGAGGTATTACCACACCTCATCAAAAAAAATTACCATGAAAACCTGACTGAGGCAGTAAGAAAATCTTTAAAGGAGGTAAAAGGTTCTTATGCTTTAGGAATAGTATCAAATAAGGAGCCAGACAGGATAGTTGTTTCCAGATGTGGCAGTCCATTGGTAATTGGTGTTGGAAACGAAGAAATGTATATTGCTTCCGATATACCGGCACTCTTGAATTATACTAAAAAAGTTATATTTTTAGGAGAAAACGAGATAGCAACTATTGGTAAAAATTTTGTTAACATTATTAATTTGGAGGGAAAAGAGGTAAAAAAAGAAATAGTTGAAATTGATTGGGATTCAGAAATGGCAGAAAAAAGTGGTTATAAGCATTTCATGCTAAAGGAAATCTTTCAACAGCCATTAGTAATAAAAAATAACCTGAGCAAATATATTGACCAGAGTGGAGTAAATTTGAAAGATATTAATATGTCTGAAAAGATGATAAAAAAAATTAAAAAAATCCATATTATAGCTTGCGGAACTGCCTTCTATGCTTCACTTTTGGGAAAATATTTTATTGAAAAACTAAGTAGAATACCGGTAGAGGTAGATTATGCATCAGAATTTCGTTATCGAACCCAAATATACAATAGTGATTCCCTGGGAATTGTTGTTTCTCAGTCCGGGGAGACTGCTGATACTATTGCGGCTATGCGTTCATTTAAAAAAAGATGTTGCCCTGTGTTTGCAATTGTTAATGTTATAGGAAGTACTATAAGTCGTGAAGCCGATGAATCTATTTACATTAATGCTGGTCCTGAAATTGGTGTAGCATCGACAAAAGCCTTTATTGGTCAGGTGATTTCACTGTATTTACTTGCTATTTTTTTAGGAAAAAACAAAAGAGTACTTTCTGCAGAGAATGAAAAAAAACTTATACAGGAGTTAATGGCTATTCCTCAAAAGATTGAAATGATTTTTAGCAAAGAAAATATAATTAAAGAAATTGCTGAAAAATACTCAAAATACCAACATTTTTTATATTTAGGGAGAGATTTTAATTTCCCAATAGCCTTAGAAGGAGCTTTAAAACTAAAGGAAATCTCTTACATTCATGCCGAAGCTTATACTGCAGGAGAAATGAAACATGGTCCAATTGCCTTATTGGACAAGAAGTTTCCCGTTGTTGCTATTTGTCCAAAAGATCATGTTTATAATAAAATGATTAATAATATTAAAGAAGTTAATGCCAGAGATGCTAAAATAATTGCAATAGCTTCCGAAGGTGATAAACAGATTAAAAATATAGTAGATGAAGTAATATTTATCCCAACAGTTGAACAGACTCTATATCCATTATTGTCTGTTATCCCTCTACAGCTTTTAGCCTATTATATTGCAGACATTTTAGGCAGAGATGTGGATAAACCGAGAAATTTAGCTAAGAGTGTAACAGTAGAATAG